AGCCTTTTCTTCTTCTGGTGTCTTGAGGAAGTCCGCAGCTTTAAAGCCAAACAAACCTGCAACAATATTGCTTGGGAAAGTTTCTAACTTGACATTGTAGTTGCTAGTTACTGAATTATAAAGCTGACGAGAATAAGCGATTTTATTTTCAGTATTGGTCAGTTCTTCCTGCAACTTCAAATAGTTGGTGTTAGCTTTCAGATCTGGATAGCTTTCAGCTACTGCAAAGATTCCAGAAATCTGACGAGAAAGGGCGTCGCTGGCTTGCATGGCTTCGGCTGGTGAAGCAGCTGAAGCTACCTGGTTGCGCAGTTGGGTTACCTTTTCCAAGGTTGCCTGCTCGTACTTGCCATAGCCTTTGACCGTTTCCAAGAGGTTAGGAATCAAGTCATTACGGCGTTTGAGCTGCACATCGATCTGACTCCAAGCTTCCTGAGTCTGCATGCGGCTTTTAACCAAGGTATTGTAAGCACCAACAACGAAGAATGCTAAAACCGCGACAATAATAAGAATAATAATAAAAGTCATGATATACTCCTTCAATTTTGATTAGACTTATTATATCAAAAAATAGAGGAACTGTCTTTATTCTTGACATTGATTTAGAAAAGATGTACGATAAAGGAAAGAATAAACCGACTGTCGGTCTAATAAAATTTTACTAATAAAAAGGATGCAAGCATGGCTAATAAAAAAGACTTTATCTTAGATACCGCACAAAAGCTTTTTATGGAGCAAGGCTTTGACCAGACCTCTATCTCCCAGATTTTAGAAGCAACTCAAATTGCCCGTGGTACTCTCTACTATTACTTTTCTTCTAAGGAAGAGATAATGGATGCCATCATTGAGCGAACTATTGAAAGAGCATTTACGGCTTCTCAAGCCTTTGCCAATAATCGTGAACTAACTGTCCTAGAGCGC
This window of the Streptococcus sanguinis genome carries:
- a CDS encoding LemA family protein yields the protein MTFIIILIIVAVLAFFVVGAYNTLVKSRMQTQEAWSQIDVQLKRRNDLIPNLLETVKGYGKYEQATLEKVTQLRNQVASAASPAEAMQASDALSRQISGIFAVAESYPDLKANTNYLKLQEELTNTENKIAYSRQLYNSVTSNYNVKLETFPSNIVAGLFGFKAADFLKTPEEEKAVPKVDFGSTGLGD